CGTCAGGGAGAACAAAGAGGAGCGGAATGAGATAGATGACGCCGGTGAAGCCAGCGGCAACGACGGAGAGGacaatggccttggggaCTTCGCGCTCGGGGTTCTGTACTTCTTCGCACATGGCGGCAACCATGCCGTAGCCGGTGAGGGTATAAGCAGCTATACGGAGAAAAGGATCAATAATTAGTTGAATGTCCTGATTCAGAGAGGGCTAGGAAATGAGACAGCGTGACAGCGTACCTTGGAGAAGCCCGACGAAAAAGGACCAGCCGGTTGGCCATCCGCTGCTTGATGCGTCATAGTGGGCAAAGACAAATTCGCCAGATCGTCGGGTGTCGGCCATTGTGAGCAAGGTAACCATGATGATTATGACACTGGCAGCCGTCCAGTATATACAAACTTTGTTGATGAGATCCAAATATCGCGAGCCGAAAGCGTTGACCAGAGCGCAGACCAGCATGACGGCCCAGAAGCACAACACCGTCTGCCATGTATTTGCGACAAAGTCTTCGTTGAAAATGGAGATGGCGCTCAAAATCAGCTGCGCGCCGGAGAAATTGATACTCAAAGTCACTGTCCAATTGCCGACGAGGGTAAGCCATCCGTCCACGAAGCTGACCAGAGGCGCCCACTCGCGAGAACTTAGCATGGCGGACCAGTAGTAGACACCGCCGGCCGTGGGGAAGACGGCGCAGATTTCGGCAAGAGAAGCAGCGATacagatggagatgagggaGACGAGTACCCAGCCCCAGAGAACGGTGACGGACTGGCCATTGGTGAGAGTGATGTATAGAGTGGTGCTGAGGCCAAAGGGAACGGCCATGATTGCGAAGGAGAGACCGAGGATGGACATCATGGAGAGATGACGGGGCAATTCGGCCTTGTAGCCCAGCGAGGCGAGGGCCTGGTCGGCCGTCTGGGCGCCGCTGCCAACagaagagcggcggcggcgagaaTCCATGGCTGCAGAAAGTTCTCGtctatgtatgtatgtatgtgtgtatgtgtaaGAGGCTCGCGATGCCAATCGGTGGTTGTCGGTGAGGAATTGCTTCCTAGGTAGTCAACGAGGGCGAGTCTAGGCAGGCGCCAATGTGTtatcaatgtcaatgtctAGCCAATTCCAGAGCCATGCAAAGCAGataaacaaagaaaagaaaaggaagaggaaaaaggaaaatatgaagagaaagaagagacaggTTGCAACTGGAGACATGGCCAGGGCTGTAGATAAGAAGCTCGTCAGATGCTATCTATCGCGTGCCGCAATGGTTCGTCCGATGACGACGGCCGAGGCTCTCCATTCCAATTCCATGTTTGATGCGCCCTCCGCAGCGTTACTGTCGCGTGCTAGCTGCTTAGCCTGGGCCCTAGTCGTGGCTTCATCTCGAACGAGTAACGGCGGTGCCGATTCTGGCCCAAGCATTCGCTGGCTGACGATAAGCTTGTTTTGCCCTGCTGTTTGCCGGCGTCGAAGTAAGCGATGCCGATGTCTCAGATGCTGATTTCCATGTGGCATCTGCAAGTAGT
This genomic interval from Trichoderma breve strain T069 chromosome 7 map unlocalized scaffold00008, whole genome shotgun sequence contains the following:
- a CDS encoding amino acid permease domain-containing protein encodes the protein MDSRRRRSSVGSGAQTADQALASLGYKAELPRHLSMMSILGLSFAIMAVPFGLSTTLYITLTNGQSVTVLWGWVLVSLISICIAASLAEICAVFPTAGGVYYWSAMLSSREWAPLVSFVDGWLTLVGNWTVTLSINFSGAQLILSAISIFNEDFVANTWQTVLCFWAVMLVCALVNAFGSRYLDLINKVCIYWTAASVIIIMVTLLTMADTRRSGEFVFAHYDASSSGWPTGWSFFVGLLQAAYTLTGYGMVAAMCEEVQNPEREVPKAIVLSVVAAGFTGVIYLIPLLFVLPDVQTLLTVANSQPIGLLFKIVTGSAAGGFGLLFLILGILMFAGIGALTAASRCTYAFARDGAIPGYKLWRKVNTSLDVPIWALVLSTVVDCILGCIYFGSSAAFNSFTGVATICLSTSYGVPVLVNLVQRRKAVEHSPYPLGKVMGPIINVICIVWIVFSVVIFCMPVSLPVDATTMNYASVVFAGFGAIAFIWYFAYARKNFTGPPVRSAGEDGEITTVGVPVGSHEGNGSDSPTTNPEKDLK